In Bacteriovorax stolpii, a single genomic region encodes these proteins:
- a CDS encoding acyl-protein synthase: MEQNKLRVPNSDKLKNVQSLCDQSDPYSGFKKSDDDFIKAMKEISAWHIEKSDFYRDLSQSQKFNPEDIKTLDDCLKIPHLWAHFFKGNEILSVPPSEVFLHLTSSGTTGQKSQIFFDEWTIRSAQRMVDWIFEKYGWVTETQKCNYILFSYQTEASSKLGTAYTDNFLCKYAPINEVFTALKLTGSGGHEFDCFGTIDAFKRFADQGLPVRLFGFPAFFYFALERMKKLGLPPLKFHKDSMVFLGGGWKGHADKQIEKNDLYELAEEMLGIPNDRLRDGFGSVEHCIPYVECSHHEFHVPVWSRVFIRDVETLKPLGLNQKGFLHFVSPYITSMPAHSVIMGDMASLHEKCKCGMETPYFKIHGRAGVSKNKSCALAASELLKGKAS; this comes from the coding sequence ATGGAACAAAATAAGCTAAGAGTTCCCAATAGCGATAAATTAAAAAATGTTCAGTCCCTATGCGACCAAAGTGATCCGTATAGTGGATTTAAAAAAAGTGATGATGACTTCATTAAAGCGATGAAAGAAATCTCTGCCTGGCATATTGAAAAAAGTGATTTTTATCGCGATCTCAGCCAGTCACAGAAGTTTAATCCTGAAGATATTAAAACTCTCGATGACTGCTTAAAGATCCCACACCTTTGGGCCCATTTTTTTAAGGGGAATGAAATTTTATCTGTTCCTCCGTCAGAAGTCTTTTTACACCTGACTTCATCAGGGACAACTGGTCAGAAGTCGCAAATCTTTTTTGATGAATGGACGATCCGCTCTGCTCAGAGGATGGTGGACTGGATTTTTGAAAAATACGGCTGGGTCACAGAGACTCAAAAATGTAATTACATTCTTTTTAGCTACCAGACAGAAGCGAGTTCTAAATTAGGAACGGCGTATACCGATAACTTTCTTTGCAAATACGCTCCCATCAATGAGGTCTTCACCGCTCTTAAATTAACAGGAAGTGGAGGACATGAGTTCGATTGTTTTGGAACAATTGATGCCTTTAAGCGATTTGCGGATCAGGGACTCCCGGTTAGGTTATTTGGATTTCCGGCATTCTTTTATTTTGCTCTTGAGCGCATGAAGAAGTTGGGGCTTCCTCCCTTAAAATTTCACAAAGACTCGATGGTTTTTCTTGGAGGGGGATGGAAAGGGCACGCTGATAAACAAATTGAGAAAAATGATCTCTATGAACTGGCCGAAGAAATGCTGGGGATTCCTAATGACAGGCTCCGCGATGGATTTGGTTCAGTGGAACATTGTATCCCTTATGTGGAATGTTCTCATCACGAGTTTCACGTTCCCGTTTGGTCGCGCGTTTTTATCCGCGATGTGGAAACCCTGAAACCATTAGGCCTTAACCAAAAAGGTTTTTTACATTTTGTTTCTCCTTATATCACCAGCATGCCAGCTCACTCTGTCATTATGGGGGATATGGCCTCGCTGCATGAGAAATGCAAGTGTGGGATGGAGACACCATATTTTAAAATTCATGGAAGAGCTGGAGTGTCAAAGAATAAGAGTTGTGCGCTTGCTGCCTCTGAACTTTTAAAAGGGAAGGCATCATAA
- a CDS encoding GNAT family N-acetyltransferase, protein MKFGNNEVIERATTGDVDEIINLYRAVYGRKYPISYGTDPELLSRSIQNNETHMVLVARDLNQKVITGALITEIDKENKIGKLVGLVVHPNFQKNKIGNHLVVYVGEHFLEKESEINSLYATTRTITVGPQRVFIKNQYLPLGIFPNAHRLSQYETVTLFAKFRKGLLEKRVPTKEVSQSLIPMYNILQNIVPDLSIPTGVPLSSPEAPSTNEAWDFEIIRAPHYVYRKFLETFPDPKDRFFPFHTPNMLIADKKGRIEIFAYFSKRDGYCTLIKATKPISELAGSLTSLYMQLDDIGVSYIEVLINVKLTQFIEPLLAGQFVPSALYPAMREVDGKFEDYIVLSRTMEPLNFRGMAVISQFKPFIDQYVDTWKQVNLDTIEVIYGTK, encoded by the coding sequence ATGAAGTTTGGAAACAATGAAGTGATTGAAAGAGCGACCACTGGAGATGTTGATGAGATCATCAATCTCTACCGCGCCGTCTACGGAAGAAAGTATCCAATCTCGTATGGGACAGACCCAGAGCTTCTTTCTCGGTCGATACAAAATAATGAAACCCATATGGTACTTGTGGCCCGCGATCTCAATCAAAAGGTGATCACCGGTGCGCTCATTACAGAAATCGATAAAGAAAATAAAATTGGAAAATTGGTAGGACTTGTAGTTCATCCGAATTTTCAAAAAAATAAAATTGGAAACCATCTGGTGGTTTATGTCGGAGAGCATTTCCTGGAAAAGGAGAGTGAAATCAATTCTCTTTATGCTACAACCAGAACTATCACAGTTGGGCCTCAAAGAGTTTTTATTAAAAACCAATACCTCCCGTTGGGGATTTTTCCCAATGCTCACCGTTTGAGCCAGTATGAGACAGTGACTTTGTTTGCTAAGTTTAGAAAAGGATTATTAGAAAAGAGAGTGCCTACTAAAGAAGTCTCACAATCGTTGATTCCTATGTATAACATTCTTCAAAATATTGTGCCGGATTTATCAATCCCAACAGGAGTGCCACTATCTTCTCCAGAGGCCCCGTCAACAAATGAGGCATGGGATTTTGAAATCATCCGCGCCCCTCACTATGTCTATAGAAAATTCTTGGAAACCTTTCCGGATCCAAAAGACCGCTTCTTTCCTTTTCACACGCCAAATATGTTGATTGCCGATAAGAAGGGGAGAATTGAGATTTTTGCTTATTTCAGTAAACGCGATGGTTACTGCACACTCATTAAAGCAACAAAACCTATTTCAGAACTTGCTGGAAGCTTAACAAGTCTTTACATGCAGCTCGATGATATCGGGGTGTCTTATATCGAAGTTCTTATCAATGTTAAACTCACACAGTTTATTGAGCCACTGCTCGCAGGTCAGTTTGTACCGAGTGCTCTTTATCCGGCGATGAGAGAGGTGGATGGCAAGTTTGAAGATTACATTGTTTTAAGTAGAACAATGGAACCTTTAAACTTTAGAGGGATGGCGGTTATATCTCAATTTAAACCTTTTATTGATCAGTATGTGGATACCTGGAAGCAGGTTAACCTGGATACTATTGAGGTTATTTATGGAACAAAATAA
- a CDS encoding MFS transporter: MTNQKLGILREKNAFVVFLSQLLSTVCDKMMSIGLVWYLTTMYSINIVPWFLAVSFLPHIFMSFYSSKLIGRFGILKTVIVSEYFRGAVLLALFGALFTVPEKSNAFLILLFAASFLVGIGSSVFNPAILSLPPLLVEDDKIAPLNALLDTSFSISNILGAACSIFLLNIFDIKILILINAVSFIGAALLQGMVKLIKTEEKASEDAEAMGPMVVLKKYPAIAKMLMSFLFINVVFTPIMVMIPWYVENVFKGNGSDLAMIEGAMGVGAFLTGMFLSLSAFTVREEKRIGMIAIICFLFGLFFQVFSFSKTTGEASFLLFLIGVLSTFLNVQVLTYFQTSLKESEVPSIMVAVNIISAASMPLSFAISGVLLPVVEVPKFALICGLLTMLIAFFMPSFLKTKPSSENV, translated from the coding sequence ATGACAAATCAAAAACTTGGAATCCTCAGGGAAAAGAATGCGTTCGTCGTTTTTCTCTCTCAACTCTTATCAACCGTCTGTGACAAGATGATGTCCATTGGACTCGTCTGGTATCTCACTACCATGTATTCGATTAATATCGTTCCATGGTTTTTAGCGGTGAGTTTTTTACCACACATTTTTATGTCTTTTTATTCTTCCAAGCTCATCGGGCGATTTGGAATTTTAAAAACAGTCATTGTCTCTGAGTATTTTAGGGGAGCTGTTTTACTCGCGCTTTTTGGTGCCTTGTTTACTGTCCCAGAAAAGAGCAATGCCTTCTTGATACTTTTATTTGCAGCGTCTTTTTTAGTGGGAATAGGCTCGAGTGTTTTTAACCCGGCCATCTTATCACTGCCGCCACTTTTAGTTGAAGACGACAAGATTGCACCACTCAATGCCTTATTAGACACCAGTTTTTCTATCTCAAATATTTTAGGTGCTGCTTGTTCTATTTTCTTACTTAATATTTTTGATATCAAAATTTTAATTCTTATCAATGCTGTGAGTTTTATCGGAGCGGCGCTTTTGCAAGGGATGGTCAAACTTATCAAAACAGAAGAGAAAGCTTCGGAGGATGCAGAGGCCATGGGGCCGATGGTCGTTTTAAAAAAATACCCGGCGATTGCAAAAATGCTGATGAGCTTTCTTTTTATCAACGTCGTTTTTACTCCGATCATGGTTATGATCCCTTGGTACGTAGAGAATGTTTTTAAGGGCAACGGAAGTGACCTCGCAATGATTGAAGGAGCAATGGGAGTAGGGGCTTTCTTAACGGGAATGTTCTTATCTCTGAGTGCTTTTACCGTGAGAGAAGAAAAACGCATCGGAATGATTGCGATTATCTGTTTCTTATTCGGTCTCTTCTTTCAGGTCTTCTCGTTTTCTAAAACGACAGGGGAAGCATCTTTCCTGCTATTTTTAATCGGGGTCCTGAGTACATTCTTAAACGTTCAGGTTTTAACTTATTTCCAGACATCACTCAAAGAAAGCGAAGTGCCTTCGATTATGGTGGCCGTCAATATTATTTCTGCTGCTTCTATGCCGCTTTCTTTTGCCATCTCTGGGGTTTTACTTCCAGTGGTGGAAGTTCCAAAGTTTGCTTTAATCTGCGGTCTCTTGACCATGCTGATTGCGTTTTTTATGCCGAGTTTTTTAAAGACTAAACCATCAAGTGAGAATGTATGA
- a CDS encoding M24 family metallopeptidase, protein MSSSLENTGEQFNLDDYLRAQEKTRQVVANFAKKITPGMTEKEGRALLESMMDDSGLEKRWHPTKFRMGPNTTKNFRDNSEDYTIVEDDIFFADIGPVYYNHEGDYGETFTIGHNPRHKHLAQSAKAVFYSTQKAWKEQKLTGKELYTFAENEAQKLNLRLNSNMYGHRLGDFPHAVHSKEKLGNIEFSPAPTLWVLEIHLIDDELGRGAFFEDILL, encoded by the coding sequence ATGAGCTCCTCTCTAGAAAATACTGGCGAACAATTTAACCTAGACGATTACCTGCGCGCGCAGGAAAAAACCCGTCAGGTCGTGGCAAATTTTGCCAAAAAAATCACTCCAGGCATGACGGAAAAAGAAGGTCGCGCTCTTCTGGAATCCATGATGGATGATTCAGGTCTTGAGAAAAGATGGCATCCGACAAAATTTCGTATGGGGCCTAACACGACAAAAAATTTCCGCGATAATTCTGAAGATTATACGATTGTTGAAGATGATATTTTCTTCGCCGATATCGGCCCGGTTTATTACAACCATGAAGGCGATTACGGTGAGACTTTTACAATTGGACACAATCCAAGACACAAACATCTCGCTCAAAGTGCCAAAGCTGTTTTTTACTCTACTCAAAAGGCCTGGAAGGAACAAAAACTTACGGGAAAAGAGCTTTATACTTTCGCTGAAAATGAAGCTCAAAAACTAAATCTGAGACTTAATAGCAATATGTACGGACACAGATTGGGAGACTTCCCTCACGCTGTTCATTCAAAAGAAAAATTAGGCAACATTGAATTTTCCCCAGCACCCACTTTATGGGTACTGGAGATTCATTTAATTGATGATGAATTAGGTCGTGGTGCTTTTTTTGAAGACATTTTACTTTAA
- a CDS encoding class I SAM-dependent methyltransferase, whose protein sequence is MKSHFGYIYPTKNVSVLDLDMTTIRDLDESIDILCAHFGEDDQDQSLAEEHCPYFGVLWEAGIGLSQFLTPQMCEGKKILEIGCGLALPSFVATRFGGDVIATDFHADVPLFLEKNQAGNQIKFQYEVMNWRSEIERTKNTLGTFDLVLGSDILYESQHPLQVAQALIAFLNPGGKIILSDPGRAYIQKFVSSMRELGYPEEMKTMRVNARFTPKQVDREIFLFEFKA, encoded by the coding sequence ATGAAAAGTCATTTTGGTTATATTTATCCTACAAAAAATGTATCAGTGCTCGACCTGGATATGACGACTATTCGCGATTTGGATGAGAGCATTGATATTTTATGTGCGCATTTTGGTGAAGACGACCAAGACCAGTCTCTGGCCGAAGAACACTGCCCTTATTTTGGGGTTCTTTGGGAGGCGGGAATTGGGTTGAGTCAATTTCTAACGCCGCAAATGTGTGAAGGGAAAAAGATTCTGGAGATAGGATGCGGTCTTGCGCTGCCTAGTTTTGTCGCAACAAGATTTGGTGGTGATGTTATTGCCACTGATTTTCATGCAGATGTCCCGCTTTTCCTGGAGAAAAATCAAGCAGGCAACCAAATCAAATTTCAATACGAAGTGATGAACTGGCGCTCTGAAATCGAGCGCACAAAAAATACTCTTGGCACATTCGATCTTGTTTTAGGCTCTGACATTTTATATGAAAGTCAGCACCCACTTCAAGTGGCCCAGGCCTTGATTGCCTTTTTAAACCCAGGGGGAAAGATCATTCTTTCTGATCCTGGAAGAGCTTATATCCAAAAATTTGTTTCTTCGATGAGAGAGCTTGGCTATCCGGAAGAAATGAAGACTATGAGAGTGAATGCGAGATTCACTCCAAAACAAGTAGACCGCGAGATCTTTTTATTTGAATTTAAAGCGTAG
- a CDS encoding polysaccharide deacetylase family protein gives MKTTLLAALFLMSASAFADFSGKIIGQQDENAQDKVFSQGNMERLHRGSKEIILTFDDGPTAAVTPKILDTLKEYGVKATFFVIANNAKDHPAIMKRILAEGHIVANHSLDHHALKDLSFFSWKKTVKKEVLDAHTILAPYMSNGKNFYFRAPEGAWDDKFADLLNKEEIGRQYIGPILWDIGGEVELKDGQYVQAADWACWSKKMTIDECLAGYMYESRKVKGGVVLMHDLRPQSAEMLAKYIPQLISEGFTFGTLDDINWDARNGK, from the coding sequence ATGAAAACAACTTTACTAGCTGCACTTTTTTTAATGTCAGCAAGCGCCTTTGCTGATTTCTCAGGAAAAATTATCGGGCAACAAGATGAAAATGCCCAAGACAAAGTTTTCTCTCAAGGGAACATGGAAAGACTTCACCGCGGTTCAAAGGAAATCATCCTGACTTTCGATGATGGTCCAACAGCAGCTGTAACTCCAAAAATTCTTGATACGCTAAAAGAATATGGTGTAAAGGCCACTTTCTTCGTTATCGCCAACAACGCTAAAGACCATCCAGCTATCATGAAAAGAATCTTAGCTGAAGGCCACATTGTTGCTAACCACTCTCTTGATCACCACGCACTAAAAGACCTTTCATTCTTTTCTTGGAAAAAAACAGTAAAGAAAGAAGTCCTTGATGCCCACACAATCCTTGCTCCTTATATGTCAAACGGGAAGAACTTCTACTTCAGAGCACCAGAAGGAGCTTGGGATGATAAGTTTGCAGACCTTCTAAACAAAGAAGAAATCGGAAGACAATACATTGGGCCAATCCTTTGGGACATCGGTGGTGAAGTTGAGTTAAAAGATGGTCAATATGTTCAAGCAGCTGACTGGGCTTGTTGGAGCAAAAAGATGACTATTGATGAATGTCTAGCTGGATATATGTACGAATCTCGCAAAGTAAAAGGTGGAGTTGTATTAATGCACGATCTTCGCCCTCAATCAGCAGAAATGCTAGCGAAGTACATTCCTCAGTTAATCAGCGAAGGTTTCACGTTTGGAACTCTTGATGATATCAACTGGGATGCTAGAAACGGCAAATAA
- a CDS encoding TIGR02147 family protein has product METNTIETSHSQLWLENLLAEKTKKNPQFSLRAFAKMVDVSPAVLSRVLSGKRKMTFNLATRIADALHMGPMERETLYSFFTDPQTVEEKTDRHEKELSIDCFNAMKEWYHYGITQLLFMQSFQEDPKWIAKMLSITELEAKMAIERLLRLGILDRDEEGKLFRTSTHLSTSTDIASAGIRHFQKQILEKSIESLEKDPLLERDITSITVAINEERIPEAKKEIMKFRKRMAEFLGEGEKTRVYNLGVHLIPLSKSTKGEV; this is encoded by the coding sequence ATGGAAACAAATACAATTGAGACTAGCCACTCACAATTATGGTTAGAAAACTTACTGGCCGAGAAAACGAAAAAGAATCCGCAATTCTCTCTGCGCGCTTTTGCCAAGATGGTGGATGTGAGTCCGGCGGTTCTTTCCAGAGTTCTTTCTGGAAAAAGGAAGATGACTTTCAACCTGGCAACGAGAATCGCAGATGCACTTCACATGGGGCCGATGGAGAGAGAAACACTCTATTCGTTTTTCACTGACCCACAAACAGTAGAAGAAAAAACGGACAGACATGAAAAAGAACTGAGCATTGATTGTTTCAATGCCATGAAGGAGTGGTACCACTACGGTATTACCCAGCTGCTTTTTATGCAGTCGTTTCAGGAAGACCCCAAGTGGATTGCCAAAATGCTTTCTATCACTGAACTGGAAGCAAAGATGGCGATTGAGCGCCTGCTTCGTTTAGGAATTTTAGATAGAGATGAAGAAGGGAAATTATTCAGGACTTCAACTCATCTTTCAACCAGCACTGATATTGCTTCAGCAGGCATCAGGCATTTTCAAAAACAAATTTTAGAAAAATCAATTGAGTCTTTAGAAAAGGATCCTCTTTTAGAAAGAGATATCACTTCCATTACAGTCGCGATTAATGAGGAGCGTATTCCGGAAGCTAAAAAAGAGATCATGAAGTTTAGAAAAAGAATGGCGGAATTTTTAGGAGAAGGTGAGAAGACCAGAGTGTACAATCTGGGCGTTCATTTAATTCCTTTGAGCAAGTCCACAAAAGGGGAAGTTTAA
- a CDS encoding L,D-transpeptidase, with product MIFAMIFALTAFTVSAQDMAGATLGTTRPVDVDVTFTTKTFETQPWTKEFRYVVVVNKANTGKDAQTIKVFEYGQLIRQEKISTGRDEFERKGEHHSKADSWTVTPTGYYTPTFLSKDHRSSAYGGRFSWLTGGTKMPFAIFFNGGIALHEAPKGTEGMLGKKASGGCVRLPSSLASDLFYRIQETEGARNPRFNVNGTAMLDAQGNQMYGTKSAFSALIVVQNKVID from the coding sequence ATGATATTCGCAATGATTTTCGCACTAACTGCCTTCACAGTTTCTGCACAAGACATGGCAGGGGCAACTCTGGGAACAACAAGACCAGTTGATGTCGACGTAACTTTCACAACAAAGACTTTTGAAACACAACCATGGACAAAAGAATTCCGTTACGTAGTTGTTGTAAACAAGGCCAACACTGGTAAAGACGCTCAGACAATTAAAGTGTTCGAGTATGGCCAGTTAATCAGACAAGAAAAAATCTCTACAGGTAGAGATGAGTTTGAAAGAAAAGGTGAACACCACTCTAAAGCAGACTCATGGACTGTGACTCCAACTGGATACTACACTCCAACTTTCCTAAGCAAAGACCACAGGTCATCTGCCTACGGTGGAAGATTCTCATGGCTAACAGGTGGAACTAAAATGCCATTTGCGATCTTCTTTAACGGTGGGATCGCTCTTCACGAAGCTCCAAAAGGAACTGAAGGAATGTTAGGTAAAAAAGCTTCTGGCGGATGTGTTCGTCTTCCAAGCTCACTAGCTTCTGATCTTTTCTACCGCATTCAGGAAACTGAAGGGGCAAGAAACCCTCGCTTCAACGTTAATGGAACTGCGATGCTAGATGCTCAAGGAAACCAAATGTACGGAACGAAGTCAGCGTTTTCTGCTCTAATCGTTGTTCAAAACAAAGTTATCGACTAG
- a CDS encoding methyl-accepting chemotaxis protein, translated as MNTVTMSNQTEKDYLKKVNFWMLLLCLAHIPFIAGIAAYFDTGILSALIVGSLIASGPLAMYFIQKDSKVLSILLGIASMSFSALLIHHARGMIEMHFHIFTFIAMLIVFANPWVILAAAATIAVHHVSFYFLFPASVFNYQASFGIVVVHALFVVAETIPAIITARSFSKYIIAQGSIVKQLEELSDDILSSANSAANNSATLSSNSKEQTKALEVTVLAVDEIIQTIQKSSEDAVKSQSVSQSSKTSADIGQDSMLKMISSIKDIENCNAQMNSQFEDFNHQLTEIVDIIGEIGDKTKVINEIVFQTKLLSFNASVEAARAGEHGKGFAVVAEEIGNLATMSGKSSQEINQLLMTSTNKVESIASESKIKIQQISQVTKEKIQSGNLTANECHEALTAITKNIDEAIALMKNIHLSSGQQSKNANEISKAMKNFGDLTSINTQTATYSEDSSQKLKEQAEGIKEVVESLSKAVA; from the coding sequence ATGAATACAGTCACAATGAGCAATCAAACTGAAAAAGATTACTTAAAAAAAGTTAATTTCTGGATGTTACTTCTATGCCTGGCGCACATCCCTTTCATTGCGGGCATTGCCGCATATTTTGATACTGGAATCCTGAGCGCGCTTATTGTTGGCTCTTTGATCGCTAGTGGCCCTCTCGCCATGTATTTTATCCAGAAAGATTCGAAGGTTCTCTCTATTCTTTTAGGGATTGCCTCAATGAGTTTTTCAGCTCTACTCATCCACCATGCTCGTGGAATGATTGAAATGCATTTTCACATTTTTACTTTTATTGCCATGCTGATCGTCTTTGCCAATCCTTGGGTTATTCTTGCTGCTGCTGCGACGATTGCTGTTCATCATGTGAGCTTTTACTTTCTTTTTCCCGCCAGCGTTTTTAATTATCAGGCTTCATTTGGAATAGTTGTTGTCCATGCGCTTTTTGTTGTCGCTGAAACAATTCCGGCCATCATTACCGCTCGCTCATTTAGCAAGTATATTATTGCTCAAGGATCAATCGTAAAACAACTTGAAGAATTATCAGACGATATTCTAAGTTCTGCCAACAGTGCAGCTAACAATAGTGCAACTCTTTCATCCAATAGCAAAGAGCAAACAAAAGCACTTGAAGTAACCGTTTTAGCCGTTGATGAAATCATTCAAACTATTCAAAAAAGCTCTGAAGATGCAGTAAAGTCACAAAGCGTGTCTCAATCATCAAAAACATCTGCCGATATCGGACAAGATTCAATGCTCAAAATGATTAGCTCAATTAAGGACATTGAAAACTGCAACGCTCAAATGAATTCACAATTTGAAGATTTCAATCATCAACTCACTGAGATTGTCGACATCATTGGTGAAATTGGTGATAAAACAAAAGTCATTAATGAGATTGTTTTTCAAACCAAGCTCCTCTCTTTCAATGCCTCAGTTGAAGCGGCAAGGGCCGGTGAGCACGGCAAAGGCTTTGCAGTTGTAGCCGAAGAAATCGGAAATCTTGCTACAATGAGTGGTAAATCTTCTCAAGAAATCAACCAGCTCTTAATGACAAGTACAAATAAAGTAGAAAGTATTGCCAGTGAAAGTAAAATTAAAATCCAACAAATCAGCCAGGTGACAAAAGAAAAGATCCAATCAGGAAATTTAACCGCAAATGAATGTCACGAAGCCTTAACGGCAATTACTAAGAATATTGATGAGGCTATCGCTCTAATGAAAAATATCCACCTTTCATCAGGGCAGCAATCAAAAAATGCTAACGAAATCTCAAAGGCCATGAAAAACTTTGGCGATTTAACAAGCATAAACACCCAAACAGCGACATATTCAGAGGACTCTTCACAGAAACTCAAAGAGCAGGCAGAAGGAATTAAAGAGGTCGTAGAGAGTCTATCAAAAGCAGTTGCTTAG
- a CDS encoding 30S ribosomal protein S1, whose amino-acid sequence MKGYDVVIGEDIETKKETDFSKLLDTATTKNFEEGEVFMGTIINIGQDYVTVDIGYKQEGLVSVKEFQNYDGSLKIKSGDKIEVYLEKLESHMGNLILSKDKAEILKAWDRISLACESGEPLTGTVIAKVKGGLSVDIGVKAFLPGSQIDIRPTRYLDKYIGKTMEFKVIKFNKKRGNIVLSRRAILAEERGKMRGEILSQIEEGMVVKGIVKNITDYGAFIDLGGIDGLLHITDMSWGRVKHPSNILNIGDEIEVKILKFDTDKERVSLGLKQVQANPWEEARTKYIPGTKVSGEIVSVKDYGVFIELDDGIEGLIHVSEMSWTNKIKNPTKHFNAGERIEAQVLDVDVENKRISLGLKQLQANPWDALVAKFKVGDKVKGKVKSIVDFGVFVDLGEEMDALIHVSDISWTKKNINLGEEFKEGQAVEAMVLAVDKENQKFSLGLKQLEEDPWKKIESRFPVGTVVEAEVVRVTDFGAFVELETGIEGLIHISELSEERVEKPSDVIKKGDKPKAMVISVDKEAKKIALSMKAAAHGGEYKSTEKVKAATLADKFKRDV is encoded by the coding sequence ATGAAAGGTTACGACGTCGTCATTGGTGAAGACATCGAAACAAAGAAAGAAACTGATTTTAGTAAGCTACTAGACACGGCAACAACGAAAAATTTTGAAGAAGGTGAAGTGTTCATGGGAACAATCATCAACATCGGTCAAGATTACGTTACTGTCGACATCGGTTACAAGCAAGAAGGTCTTGTATCGGTGAAAGAATTCCAAAACTACGATGGATCACTGAAAATTAAATCAGGTGATAAAATCGAAGTTTACTTAGAAAAATTAGAATCTCACATGGGGAACCTAATCCTTTCTAAAGACAAAGCAGAAATCCTTAAAGCATGGGATAGAATCTCTCTTGCTTGCGAATCTGGTGAACCATTAACTGGTACAGTTATCGCAAAAGTTAAGGGTGGTCTATCTGTTGATATCGGAGTTAAGGCGTTCCTTCCAGGATCACAAATTGACATCCGTCCAACTCGTTACCTTGATAAGTACATTGGTAAAACAATGGAATTCAAAGTTATCAAGTTCAACAAGAAAAGAGGGAACATTGTTCTTTCTCGTCGTGCAATCCTTGCTGAAGAGCGTGGAAAAATGCGCGGTGAAATTCTTTCTCAAATCGAAGAAGGAATGGTTGTTAAAGGTATCGTTAAAAACATCACTGATTACGGTGCATTCATCGATCTTGGTGGTATTGACGGACTTCTTCACATTACAGATATGTCATGGGGAAGAGTTAAGCACCCATCTAACATCCTTAATATCGGGGATGAAATCGAAGTTAAGATTCTTAAGTTCGATACAGATAAGGAAAGAGTATCTCTTGGTCTAAAACAAGTTCAAGCTAACCCATGGGAAGAAGCTAGAACAAAATACATCCCAGGAACTAAAGTTTCTGGAGAAATCGTATCTGTTAAAGACTACGGAGTATTCATTGAACTAGACGATGGTATCGAAGGTCTAATCCACGTATCAGAAATGTCTTGGACAAACAAAATTAAAAACCCAACTAAGCACTTCAATGCTGGTGAGAGAATCGAAGCTCAAGTTCTAGACGTAGACGTTGAGAACAAGAGAATTTCTCTTGGATTAAAACAACTTCAAGCAAACCCATGGGATGCTCTAGTTGCTAAGTTCAAAGTAGGGGATAAAGTTAAAGGTAAAGTGAAATCAATCGTTGATTTCGGTGTATTCGTTGACCTAGGTGAAGAAATGGATGCTTTAATCCACGTTTCTGATATCTCTTGGACAAAGAAAAACATCAACCTTGGTGAAGAGTTCAAAGAAGGACAAGCTGTAGAAGCTATGGTTCTAGCTGTTGATAAAGAAAACCAAAAATTCTCTCTAGGTCTTAAACAACTAGAGGAAGATCCATGGAAGAAGATTGAATCAAGATTCCCAGTTGGAACAGTTGTTGAAGCAGAAGTTGTTCGCGTAACTGACTTCGGAGCTTTCGTAGAACTAGAAACTGGTATCGAAGGTCTAATCCACATTTCTGAACTTTCTGAAGAAAGAGTTGAAAAACCTTCTGACGTTATTAAGAAAGGTGACAAGCCAAAAGCTATGGTTATTTCAGTAGATAAAGAAGCGAAGAAAATCGCTCTTTCTATGAAAGCTGCAGCTCACGGTGGAGAGTACAAGTCGACTGAAAAAGTTAAGGCTGCTACTCTTGCTGATAAATTCAAAAGAGACGTTTAG